One genomic region from Streptomyces venezuelae encodes:
- a CDS encoding group II truncated hemoglobin — MSTDPAQHPTTLYEAVGGADALRRLSATFYEGVLADPLLAPVFADFTATHVEHVAVWLAEVFSGPAGFTAEHGGHQALLRAHLGLGITEEHRLRWMELMTAAVEKELPDDALLRRRVVEYFDWGTRIAKDVSASAPGTDLGDPGPTPRWGWDGLA; from the coding sequence ATGAGCACCGATCCCGCACAGCACCCCACCACCCTGTACGAGGCCGTCGGCGGTGCCGACGCACTGCGCCGGCTCTCCGCAACCTTCTACGAGGGCGTCCTCGCCGACCCCCTCCTCGCGCCCGTCTTCGCCGACTTCACGGCCACCCACGTGGAGCACGTGGCCGTGTGGCTGGCGGAGGTCTTCTCGGGGCCGGCCGGCTTCACGGCCGAGCACGGCGGGCATCAGGCCCTGCTCCGCGCCCATCTCGGGCTCGGCATCACCGAGGAACACCGGCTGCGCTGGATGGAGTTGATGACGGCGGCCGTGGAGAAGGAGCTGCCGGACGACGCCCTGCTGCGCCGCCGGGTGGTGGAGTACTTCGACTGGGGCACGCGGATCGCCAAGGACGTCTCCGCCTCGGCCCCGGGTACGGACCTCGGCGACCCCGGCCCCACCCCGCGCTGGGGCTGGGACGGCCTCGCCTGA
- a CDS encoding PLD nuclease N-terminal domain-containing protein, whose translation MLRALLYILPLALTIYAFIDCLNTPEEETKHLPKVVWVIIILLFWIVGPIVWLFAGKKRRPASARGGAGGWVAPDDNPEFLKSLKQQDAADDDEAVLKDWEADLRRREEELKKRESGEDTDK comes from the coding sequence ATGCTCAGGGCGCTGTTGTACATCCTGCCGCTGGCGCTGACGATCTACGCCTTCATCGACTGCCTGAACACCCCGGAGGAAGAGACCAAGCACCTGCCGAAGGTGGTCTGGGTCATCATCATCCTGCTGTTCTGGATCGTCGGGCCGATCGTCTGGCTCTTCGCGGGCAAGAAGCGTCGCCCGGCCTCGGCGCGGGGCGGCGCGGGCGGCTGGGTCGCCCCCGACGACAACCCGGAGTTCCTGAAGTCGCTGAAGCAGCAGGACGCCGCGGACGACGACGAGGCCGTCCTCAAGGACTGGGAGGCGGACCTCCGCCGCCGCGAGGAAGAGCTGAAGAAGCGCGAGAGCGGCGAGGACACCGACAAGTGA
- a CDS encoding GntR family transcriptional regulator has protein sequence MSLDPKSGRPLYVQLADVIAARIATGEYAPDRMVPTPARLAEEYGIAVLTARRAMQELRRHELIYTVPGKGSFVAPAAGVSAPATVEREQAQRWLGTALDEARAGLAEGGIPIGAALYGADGVLLGRGHNRRVQDGDPSLHAETAAFRAAGRQRSYRGTTMVTTLSPCWYCSGLVRQFGISRVVVGEAETFHGGHDWLAQHGVEVIVLDDPECTALMRDFITAHPALWHEDIGEET, from the coding sequence ATGAGCCTTGACCCGAAGTCGGGACGTCCGCTGTACGTGCAGCTGGCCGACGTGATCGCGGCGCGGATCGCCACTGGGGAGTACGCCCCCGACCGCATGGTCCCCACGCCGGCCCGCCTCGCCGAGGAGTACGGCATCGCAGTGCTGACCGCCCGCCGGGCCATGCAAGAACTCCGCAGGCACGAACTGATCTATACCGTGCCCGGCAAGGGCTCCTTCGTCGCACCCGCCGCCGGAGTGAGCGCCCCGGCGACCGTGGAACGCGAACAGGCGCAGCGCTGGCTCGGCACCGCCCTCGACGAAGCCCGTGCCGGGCTCGCCGAAGGGGGCATCCCCATCGGGGCCGCGCTCTACGGGGCCGACGGGGTGCTCCTCGGGCGCGGGCACAATCGGCGGGTGCAGGACGGGGACCCCTCCCTGCACGCCGAGACCGCCGCCTTCCGGGCCGCCGGGCGGCAGCGCTCGTACCGGGGGACGACGATGGTCACCACGCTGTCGCCGTGCTGGTACTGTTCCGGTCTCGTCCGGCAGTTCGGGATCTCGCGGGTCGTCGTCGGCGAGGCCGAGACCTTCCACGGCGGGCACGACTGGCTCGCCCAGCACGGCGTCGAGGTGATCGTGCTCGACGATCCCGAGTGCACGGCCCTCATGCGGGACTTCATCACCGCGCACCCCGCCCTCTGGCACGAGGACATCGGGGAAGAGACTTAG
- a CDS encoding DUF1330 domain-containing protein: MTAYAIAKLNTEAPHADVVEYIERIPATFEPYGGRFLVHGTAHEVKEGDWPGAVVVIGFPGIAEARAWWDSPAYQEIAPLRYRHMPADIVLVEGVPVGYDPAVTANALRESLPVAE; encoded by the coding sequence ATGACCGCCTACGCCATCGCGAAGCTGAACACCGAGGCCCCGCACGCCGACGTCGTCGAGTACATCGAGCGCATCCCCGCCACCTTCGAGCCGTACGGCGGCCGCTTCCTCGTGCACGGGACGGCGCACGAGGTGAAGGAGGGGGACTGGCCCGGGGCGGTGGTGGTGATCGGGTTCCCCGGGATCGCCGAGGCGCGGGCCTGGTGGGACTCGCCGGCGTACCAGGAGATCGCGCCGCTGAGGTACCGGCACATGCCCGCCGACATCGTCCTGGTCGAAGGTGTCCCCGTCGGCTACGACCCGGCCGTCACCGCGAACGCCCTGCGGGAGTCCCTGCCCGTCGCCGAGTAG
- a CDS encoding SRPBCC domain-containing protein, whose amino-acid sequence MSEIPRGRCETHDGDTHLLRYVMELPHPPAEVWQAVATAEGLPGWLCAADPLESRLGGRVTLRWLNSDTEVSGWVTAWDPEYVAEYTVDPPHGRIRFHLEPGSGVGGSTVLRFTNEFRGTREYRLDCLAGWHDHFERLAAALDGRRTDWAAWSPERWRHLRELYERDEAPWPKWVP is encoded by the coding sequence ATGAGCGAGATACCCCGGGGCAGGTGCGAGACCCACGACGGCGACACGCATCTGCTGCGGTACGTCATGGAGCTCCCGCATCCGCCCGCGGAGGTCTGGCAGGCCGTCGCCACCGCCGAGGGCCTGCCGGGCTGGCTGTGCGCGGCGGACCCGCTGGAGTCCCGGCTCGGCGGCCGGGTCACGCTCCGCTGGCTGAACAGCGATACGGAGGTCTCGGGGTGGGTGACCGCCTGGGACCCCGAGTACGTCGCCGAGTACACGGTCGATCCGCCGCACGGCCGGATCCGGTTCCATCTGGAGCCGGGGTCCGGCGTCGGCGGGTCGACCGTGCTGCGTTTCACCAACGAGTTCCGGGGGACGCGGGAGTACCGCCTGGACTGTCTGGCGGGGTGGCACGACCACTTCGAGCGGCTGGCGGCGGCACTGGACGGCCGCCGGACGGACTGGGCGGCGTGGTCGCCCGAGCGGTGGCGGCACCTGCGTGAGCTGTACGAGCGCGACGAGGCGCCCTGGCCCAAGTGGGTGCCCTGA
- a CDS encoding DMT family transporter, translating to MRNETRGTVELTLAMVLSGTLGVFVVESGASPFEVVFFRCLFGAVALGAYSLARGFFTGHGFTAKKLGLAALGGVFIVFNWVFLFEAYEATSISLATVVYHTQPFFLVLLGAVFMRERISGGKLGWLALAFVGLVLVSGVRPGDTASLAGLGFALAAAVLYALSTFVTKRITGVRPHLVALVQVLVGLPLLLPFADLSATAGLGAGWAWLAGLGLIHTGVMYVLMYAAYAKLPTAKIAVLAFTYPAVAMGVDWAVYGHHIGLVQALGVPLIVFASLKVTLAGSARTPVAAPAPRTAAHAPEASSPVATRAA from the coding sequence ATGAGAAACGAGACCAGGGGAACCGTCGAACTCACCCTCGCCATGGTGCTCTCCGGCACGCTCGGCGTCTTCGTCGTCGAGTCCGGAGCGTCGCCCTTCGAGGTGGTGTTCTTCCGGTGCCTCTTCGGGGCCGTCGCGCTCGGGGCGTACAGCCTGGCCCGGGGGTTCTTCACCGGGCACGGGTTCACCGCGAAGAAGCTGGGGCTCGCCGCGCTCGGCGGCGTCTTCATCGTCTTCAACTGGGTGTTTCTCTTCGAGGCCTACGAGGCCACCTCGATCTCCCTCGCCACCGTCGTCTACCACACGCAGCCGTTCTTCCTCGTGCTGCTCGGGGCGGTGTTCATGCGGGAGCGGATCTCGGGCGGGAAGCTGGGGTGGCTCGCCCTCGCCTTCGTCGGGCTCGTCCTCGTGTCCGGGGTGCGGCCGGGGGACACGGCGTCTCTCGCCGGGCTCGGCTTCGCGCTCGCCGCCGCCGTCCTCTACGCCCTCTCGACCTTCGTCACCAAGCGGATCACCGGCGTACGGCCGCACCTCGTCGCGCTCGTCCAGGTGCTCGTCGGGCTGCCTCTGCTGCTGCCCTTCGCGGACCTTTCCGCCACCGCGGGCCTCGGCGCCGGGTGGGCGTGGCTGGCCGGGCTCGGGCTGATCCACACCGGGGTGATGTACGTGCTCATGTACGCCGCCTACGCCAAGCTGCCGACCGCCAAGATCGCCGTGCTCGCCTTCACCTACCCCGCCGTCGCCATGGGCGTCGACTGGGCCGTGTACGGGCATCACATCGGGCTCGTCCAGGCGCTCGGCGTCCCGCTCATCGTCTTCGCCAGCCTCAAGGTCACGCTGGCAGGCTCTGCTCGGACACCAGTCGCCGCGCCTGCTCCACGAACAGCCGCACATGCGCCGGAAGCCTCTTCCCCCGTCGCCACGCGAGCTGCGTGA
- a CDS encoding LysR family transcriptional regulator has product MELRLLVTFEKVADVLSFTRAAADLGYAQSSVTGQIRSLETSLGVDLFERLGSRIRLTEAGERLLPYARRMTELAEEARAAVASAGDPEGTIAVGTMESLTSYRLPPLLEYFHHRYPKVRLTLRPTLGDATRQALRQGTYDVGFLMEPDTEHEGLESEVLAPEPLVLVAGPGHPLAGRTGLTNADLAAAHLVGTEPGCPYRDLFEQELREWAPPFMEFGTIEATKRGVTSGLGVALLPRVAVAEELASGALVALDWEAPFTLFTQLAWRRGKRLPAHVRLFVEQARRLVSEQSLPA; this is encoded by the coding sequence ATGGAGCTGAGGCTCCTGGTCACTTTCGAGAAGGTCGCCGACGTCCTCTCCTTCACCCGGGCCGCCGCCGACCTCGGCTACGCCCAGTCGAGCGTCACCGGACAGATCCGCTCCCTGGAGACCTCCCTGGGCGTCGACCTCTTCGAGCGGCTGGGCTCCCGCATCCGCCTCACCGAGGCCGGCGAGCGCCTCCTCCCCTACGCCCGCCGGATGACCGAGCTGGCCGAGGAGGCCCGGGCGGCCGTCGCGAGCGCGGGGGACCCCGAGGGGACGATCGCCGTCGGCACGATGGAGTCGCTCACCTCCTACCGGCTGCCGCCGCTCCTGGAGTACTTCCACCACCGCTACCCGAAGGTGCGGCTCACCCTCCGCCCGACGCTCGGCGACGCGACCCGGCAGGCACTGCGCCAGGGCACCTACGACGTGGGCTTCCTGATGGAGCCGGACACGGAGCACGAGGGCCTGGAGTCGGAGGTCCTCGCACCCGAGCCGCTGGTCCTGGTGGCCGGCCCGGGCCACCCCCTCGCGGGACGTACGGGGCTGACGAACGCGGACCTGGCGGCGGCGCACCTCGTGGGCACCGAACCGGGCTGCCCCTACCGCGACCTCTTCGAGCAGGAGCTGCGGGAGTGGGCGCCGCCCTTCATGGAGTTCGGCACGATCGAGGCGACGAAGCGGGGCGTGACCTCGGGCCTGGGCGTGGCGCTGCTCCCCCGCGTGGCGGTCGCGGAGGAGCTGGCGTCGGGCGCCCTCGTCGCCCTGGACTGGGAGGCCCCCTTCACGCTCTTCACGCAGCTCGCGTGGCGACGGGGGAAGAGGCTTCCGGCGCATGTGCGGCTGTTCGTGGAGCAGGCGCGGCGACTGGTGTCCGAGCAGAGCCTGCCAGCGTGA